Sequence from the Sphingomicrobium clamense genome:
AGGGCCGGCGGCTGCCGGTAAGACTGGGCGGCGTTTCCAACGGCGAATTCAACCCGCTCCCCAAGAGGCCCAAGCAACGCGCCATCGACCATGTGGCGCACGAGACCGCGAGCCTGCACGCGCGCAAGCTTGGAATCGGGCGGCGCGCCTTCATGACCTCGACGATGGGCGTGGCGGCGGTTCTGTCGGCGTGCAATGCCGCCAATCCGAAGGCGGGCGGACGCTATGCGCTCGAGAAAGACGCGAGCCTAGATGATGCCGCGGCGAACGCCACGCTGGCCGGGGACGAGTTCATCTTCGACGTGCAGCTTCACTGCGTCGATCCGTCGATGGCGTGGGCCGACGGACCTGATGGCGCGGTGTGGCTCGGCGCCCTTCGCAACGTGTTTTCGCAGCGCGAGAAATGCGCCGAAGACAGTTTCGACTGCTATTCCGCGCAGACGCTGGCGAAAGAAGTCTTCCTCGACAGCGACACCGATGCGGGGGTGATTTCGGCGCTGTGGGGCACGGACGAGACCAGTCCGACCCCGACCGCCTATGCCGCCGAAGCGGCGGAAGTGATCGAGGCGATGGACGGCGACCGTCATCGCTGCCTTATCCACGGCGGCGTATTGGCCAACGAGCCCGGCGAGATCGAGGCAATGGAGGAGAAGGCGAAGACGCACGGCGTCGCGGCGTGGAAACTCTATCCGCAATATAGCGTGACAAAACCGGGCTATTTCCTCGACGAACCCGGCCCCGCCGAGGCGTTCTTCGACAAGGCGCGGTCGCTGGGCGTGAAGACGGTCGCGGTGCACAAGGGAATTAGCCTGTTTCAGCAGGATCCGGCGCTTTCATCGCCAAAGGACATGGGTCCGGCAGCGCGCGCGAACCCTGACTTCACCTTCCTGACCTATCACTCGGGTTATCAGCCCGGGCTGGCCGAGGGACCTTACGACCCCGACAATCCGCGCGGGGTCGATCGGCTGATCAAGTCGTTCCTCGACGCGGGGTTTGAACGCAACCAGGGCAATCTTTATGCCGAGATGGGCGCGGTATGGAAGCTCGTGATGGGCAGCCCCGAGCAGGCCGCACATTATCTTGGAAAGCTGCTCAAATATATGGGTGAGGAGCGGATCATCTGGGGCACCGACAGCCTCTGGTTCGGCAGCCCGCAAGACCAGATCCAGGCGCTGCGCAGCTTCGAGATCAGCGAAGAATATCAGGAGCGATACGGCTATCCCGCGATCACTGCCGATATGAAGCGTCGTATCTTCGGCCTCAACGCGGCAGCGGTGTACGGGCTCGATGTCGAAGCGATGAAGACCGGGCGGTTCGACACGACGCGTGATGCCTATACCGAGGCTCGCAATCCGAGTTTCCGGAGCTATGGGCCGACCGATCGGCGTGGCTTCCTGGCGCTTCATGCCGACAGGCCGGGCGCTCCGGGCTAGGCAACGCGGTCGCTTTCTGCGAGTTGGAGGATCATGACGAACAAGCTTTTCATTTCCGCCGCTGCGCTCGCGCTGGTCGCCTGCGCCCGTACCGAACCCATTCCCGACGATGCGCTCGACAATGTCGAGCCGCCTGCGCCCGTTGCGCTTGATGAGGACGATGCCGCCACGGCGCCGCAGCTCACGCCCGGCATGCGCTGGGAGATCGACGAGGCGGCCAATGCCGCGCTCTACGGCGCCGACCGCGCGTCGCCCGCGCTCTCGATCCGCTGTGACGAGGACGAACGTGCGCTGGTCCTGACGCGCTATTTCCCGACCGTGCCCTCAGGAGCGGGGACGATGACGCTGACCGGTGGGGGGGCTATTGCCAGCGTGCCGGTATCGGCCGAGCAGAATGAGGGGCGCCCCGGTGGCCGCCTGACCGCGACGCTTGACATGGGCGACCTGGCTAACAGCGTAGGTACGGTGTTCCGTTCAGGCGAAGTCATCAACGTCAGCGTGACCGGCGCGGAGCCCGTCGTGCTGATGGGCGGGAGCGAAGTGTCGATGATCCTCGACGCCTGCCTCGGCACGGCTGACAACAGTGTCACCGAAGAGGTTTATGACGCAGAGACCGCTGCCGACGAGGCCTAATTCTCTGTCGCGTCGGGTGCCGCCCAGGCAAGCTCGACCGTGTCGCCAGTTCCTTCACGCCTGACGATTCCGGTCGCTCCGGCATCGCGCAGGGCGTTCGCGACGATCGCGACCGCGTCCGTGTCTCCGGTTAGCGTGATCGGGGCTTCCACCCTTTGCTGGGCCCAGGCGGCGAGTGCGACCGACGAGGCGTCTGGCGTGCCATCTTCATTGACGGCGATGGTCGGCAGCGGACGAGCCGGCGGCACGAGCGCGAGGCTCCAGCCCGGGGTCCGCTGGGCGACACGGCGCTCGAGATCGCGATAGGCCGACAGGGTCGCGCCTTCGATCGGGCGCGCGCGTACTCGCGCCGTGCGGGCCACGCGGTCGATCGTGATCGCTTCCTTGTCGACGCCCGCGATCAACGCCAGCCGGTCGGTCAGGTCATCGATGGCGCGTTGGGTCGCCTCGGCCTGCGCGCGGGAGCGGGCAGCCGCCAGTTCGGCCTCCTCCGCAGCTCCGGCATCGACGGGCACGCGGAATTGGTCCAGCGTCACGACGACTGGCTTGTTCAACTGCGCCGACAATTGCTCCTCGATCCGCGCTTCGGCCTCTTCGCGGAATTCGGGCGTGAAGATGGTGGCGCTGACCTG
This genomic interval carries:
- a CDS encoding amidohydrolase family protein, which gives rise to MNHDLDPEGRRLPVRLGGVSNGEFNPLPKRPKQRAIDHVAHETASLHARKLGIGRRAFMTSTMGVAAVLSACNAANPKAGGRYALEKDASLDDAAANATLAGDEFIFDVQLHCVDPSMAWADGPDGAVWLGALRNVFSQREKCAEDSFDCYSAQTLAKEVFLDSDTDAGVISALWGTDETSPTPTAYAAEAAEVIEAMDGDRHRCLIHGGVLANEPGEIEAMEEKAKTHGVAAWKLYPQYSVTKPGYFLDEPGPAEAFFDKARSLGVKTVAVHKGISLFQQDPALSSPKDMGPAARANPDFTFLTYHSGYQPGLAEGPYDPDNPRGVDRLIKSFLDAGFERNQGNLYAEMGAVWKLVMGSPEQAAHYLGKLLKYMGEERIIWGTDSLWFGSPQDQIQALRSFEISEEYQERYGYPAITADMKRRIFGLNAAAVYGLDVEAMKTGRFDTTRDAYTEARNPSFRSYGPTDRRGFLALHADRPGAPG